aagagtaaaaatataaactatCCAAAAAATTTGCATTACAAAGCTtgcatttgtttcattttgtacCTAtgctattttgttattttgaaatacaatttattGTGAATGTGTTTTGTATGATACATTAATAAATCTATATCATTTTTTAGTTATTTCTGTGTGCATTAATAACCACTTGCAAATGCCAATGATTTTGTAttgacaaacatttaaaaaaataaatcagagAATGAGAAATCTTAAGATTTAAGTTCAAAACAGTTATAATAAGTTCATTCTTCATCGATTCCTTGTTTACTGTCTTAGAAAGGGGGGATTGTACTTCCacaggaaaatgagggtatGTTGAATAGGGGCTGGGTtaaattttttgtgatttaatcaATGAATACTGTTCACAATATAGTTGCAATTACAATACATTAATTTTGCattaattaaaataagttcCTAAGCCAGGAAATGTgtgaaaaaaatctcaaaacaattcaataatataaaaaagaagacgtggtatgattgcaaatgagacaactctccacaatagcAGGTGCAAAACTTCAATATGTGACCTAACTTTCTGTGAAGTcaagtggcggatccaggggggagTGTAGAGGGCGTACGCCACccctttgttttttctttttttttcttttttttttttttctttttttttttaaagttagacTGTACAATGAATACGACTATAGATTTCAttaactttgccatttcccttatattaaatgaaacagCTCTTTACTTATACAGATATTATTTCTTGCTCGCATTTTACGTCAAATATGTTATTGATTATGTCTAATATGTCACGTGATTCACTTCCGGTGGATTTGAGCAGTACGTCGAAAAAACGTCATTCTGAAATAGAAATTGATTGAAGATGGCAAGCACGACGCCTTCAAAAAGACAAAGATTGGAACAAGGGCGCATTGACGCATATTTCTCTATTCCACCGAATAGAAGGTAAATCAATTATCTCACATGAACAAAAAAGTTCCACAgctataacattttaatttacatacgaacacatgtttaacccacACGCTCAAGTTAGTCCATAACAAAAACTGCACATTGTCTTGCTGAATAAGGACCCCAGTCAGTTACTTCTACATAGATTAAAAGCCTAAAGTATACGGAACATTTGAATTTAGGGGGTCTGAGAAATGTGAGAGAATAAAAGTCTGACCCTTATTTTCGTCTCTAAAAATAATTCTAGCAGACAGTCGTGAGTACCAGAActgaaaacaataattttgtcCACTTTGTTAGTATTAGAGGAAACTATATTTTCTACATGATTCATTATTtagtattaaatatataaaacgagCGTAgttttgttggttttgttttgtttttgttcgcATTTAAATCCCAGGCCACCCTCGGTTCGTTCCCAAACTGTTGTTGGTATTTGAATCTATTACTAGTACTATTCTCGTGTTTCTTGATGTTTTAAGAAGGAGTTTAAACTAAAGAGATGAATGTGACTGGAATTTTTGTTTCGCCAAAGTGGTATCAGACTTTTTTCAAAGACCGACTGCCACCTGTGTTCTGGGTGCGGCCTTAACATGCTGATCTCGACAGTCATTCACAATTTCATTGAATTTGACATTTCAAACCTTCAATCGCAACCTTTGGTTTATTTAGAACCACTCGTTTCATGTGGTGGGTAAAACTTTTTAAACCATAaaacatttggataaaaacatatctttattcgGCCGTATTGTATATTATTTCATTGAAtagcataaaattgagaatgtatcaaagagacaacaacccgaccatagaaaaaacaacagcagaaggtcaccaataggtcttcaatgtaacgagaaattcccgcacccggaggcgtccttcagctggcccctaaacaaatatatataatactagTTCAGAGATAATAGTTCATAACTAACTGTACCACAAACTTCAGTCACTGTCGCAACTTTTTGTCTCCAATTTGGCCTCTGTCGCAAAAAGCCAAACTGAGGGATATCGATCCGGCGGATCTTGTCTTTAAAGTTAGCAATACATTCATGATAGAATATCTCCATGCTTCATACTGTGTTTAAAGATGTCGTATATTACAAAAATCATTCTGTCAGATGACCATGACATCATTTATGGTTCAGCGACTACTTGAAAGTTAAAAAACCAatcagattttatttttgttatgttacttTCCTTCTTATCAAAAGTAGCAAGGtaactttatttggcatttgcCTACCCCGTGCTTTTcctataccgtatagcgggttattttcgcggatgAAGCAAATCGAAATTTCCATTGAAAAAGGTAtgcgaaatattttggcggattaaaaactttaatcaaCACCTGTGCATTTACACTAGTTTTTAATCTGGTGGTTCTATGCGCGAATACTTGCActccgcgaaaataacccgccaTACGGTATTTTCTCTTGACCTAGACCTCATTTCAcagatcagtgaacaaggttaagtttgcGGGGTCATGTCCGTATCTGAATACTAAAAACAATAGCTGTTAGGTTTATGAGAATTATTGTAAGGTATACATGTCTAACTGGCAGTTGTCGTCTGTCCTTGAacttattatttttactttcaacatAAACTAAGTTATGAACACGAAGGCAGGCGTGACATTTCAGCGAGGCCTAGTTGAAAGGGGGATAAGTCTAAATCATTAAGAGCTTCGAATTTCGTATACTTGAAAATTGGACTCGCTACAtactttaccatgtttacttcGAATTTTTAAACAGCaatacacaggcacttgtttctatccattggaagaccCACTATCAACGTACAACTCGTAAATATACGTTTATAGTGggtcttccaatggatagaaacaagtgcctgtgtatcAGTTGATCGAATTCCGACTAATAAAATGAAAgattatatatgaaatataatatgATACTGAATAGAACAGAATAGTTGtatggttttctttttaaatttaggCTGGTGTGTAAAGGTTCTTTACATCAAGGTGAAATAGAATCCGGTGGAAgccaatgtacatgtatagcttTAGTGTTCTTAACTCTAAATGATATCCCAAAGTCAGTACAGGAAGTCGATAATATACTCCATAAAGGAACCACAACATACCAAAGTCTTGCTCACGATGATAATGAATACTTACTCATAACAGACTTTCCAGACAAAGTCagcattgaaaatgaaattttcgaTCTTTCAGCTAGAAATCCAATTAGTGGTATGGTATTGCAAGAAATTGACCATTTAGATTCATTGACATTAAAACTTGATTCTGCTGTAGAGCAAGGCTTTGGTATCGCACCTACATGTTTCCTAACCACAGGAAATAATCCGGGATATACGATCgggataaaaaatattgatgaacACTACTATGTTATGGATTCTCATAGTAGGGATGATAAGGGGCTATCTTCACCGTTGGGTAAAGCTGTAGTGTTACAATTTAACTCTGTTGAGCAATTggtgaaatatataaaagacaTGTGTCATTCCGTATCAAATACCGACATGCAATATGAATTGACTCCAATAATTATCAGGAAGACTAGTGTAATGACATCCTCGACAGGTCCTCAACCCTCTGATAATACAAacgaaattaatcaaaataatccAAGTCCTCAATGTTTCGAATCCATGGAATCTGAACATGTTGCAAATGATACTACATTGCAAGATTCTGATATATCGGTAGATGGAGGTCGAACGGACTTGAACATACAGCAAAACGTTGATGCTATAGATGTTGGAAATTCAGACCCACTTCTATTAACAGATGATCAAAAACACATGCTTATATGTAATAGAATGCCAGAATCTACCTTCAAATTTCCATCCAAATTGTACAAGGATAGTCGGTGTAAATCAGGTAGTTTCAAAAGATCTTGTTGTCGAGAATGGTTTACGAagtttgaatttatttcttaCTCTAAGGATAAAGATGGTATATATTGTCTGGCATGTAAGTTCTTTCCAGACACCTCTGGTCGCAGACCACGAAAGCTAGTTTCGGAGCCATATCAAAACTGGAAAGACGCTATAACTGATTTAAAGCGACATGCATCATCCGAAACACATTTTAACTCTATAGTAAGACTATCTGGGTTCCAAGAAACGTATATGAGACCAGAGTCTAGAATTGCAAATGCAAGGGGTGACACATTAATTGCGAAAAATCGACAGATTTTGAAATCACTCATCAAATGTCTCGAGTTTTGTGGTAGGCGCGGATTGGCTCTTCGAGGCCATCGAGATGACGATAAAATCCAAGATAACACACAAGATTATAATATAGGTAACTATAAGGAACTAGTTAAGTTTCGCGCAGAGGCAGGTGACTCCATCTTGGATGACCATTTGAAACAATGTGCTAAAAATGCATCATATACGTCAAAAACTTCTCAAAATGAATTGTTAGCATGCATCAAGA
This is a stretch of genomic DNA from Mytilus trossulus isolate FHL-02 chromosome 6, PNRI_Mtr1.1.1.hap1, whole genome shotgun sequence. It encodes these proteins:
- the LOC134722875 gene encoding 52 kDa repressor of the inhibitor of the protein kinase-like, whose translation is MASTTPSKRQRLEQGRIDAYFSIPPNRRLVCKGSLHQGEIESGGSQCTCIALVFLTLNDIPKSVQEVDNILHKGTTTYQSLAHDDNEYLLITDFPDKVSIENEIFDLSARNPISGMVLQEIDHLDSLTLKLDSAVEQGFGIAPTCFLTTGNNPGYTIGIKNIDEHYYVMDSHSRDDKGLSSPLGKAVVLQFNSVEQLVKYIKDMCHSVSNTDMQYELTPIIIRKTSVMTSSTGPQPSDNTNEINQNNPSPQCFESMESEHVANDTTLQDSDISVDGGRTDLNIQQNVDAIDVGNSDPLLLTDDQKHMLICNRMPESTFKFPSKLYKDSRCKSGSFKRSCCREWFTKFEFISYSKDKDGIYCLACKFFPDTSGRRPRKLVSEPYQNWKDAITDLKRHASSETHFNSIVRLSGFQETYMRPESRIANARGDTLIAKNRQILKSLIKCLEFCGRRGLALRGHRDDDKIQDNTQDYNIGNYKELVKFRAEAGDSILDDHLKQCAKNASYTSKTSQNELLACIKRFIQQTIVDEVKAQPLGPHFGYQCDEVSDASNWEQLGIVIRYLRDGSPVEKLLEFVQAEETTGSALCGLIVKALTDAGLDIQFCRAQTMDGAGNMSGKNLGCAAQFTRLSPRTVYHYCASHNLNLVLCKCCNVPEIQLMLDSLKQLGIFFKYSPKRSRCLEKAVDEINSNRDVQNKITKQKFKVFCETRWCEKITTLGSFSTMYEPIISCLEEISSNVGRTWDKKAVIDAKGLLTKITDSTFIVSFQTVHNFFGYVTGLSRKLQGSTLDIVEGYKMIDTVKALVKATRDDETEFDTVFEKATAMAEVADIGGIKAPRRCGRQTQRSNVPADNVQVYYRRAVFLPFLDSMIQQFEIRFGERAVSVVRALALIPNNIHQTTDEAIDDIINYYEVDMPFPDSFRQEFRLWKELWRVQNEKPTTLTSTLTDPRVCRTIFPNIVKLLGLLSLTSVTSSSTERANSSLKYIKTFSRNTMGEERLNALLLLYVHKNIKLDYEKIIDDFSRRNPRKMLLVNPMA